The Oncorhynchus keta strain PuntledgeMale-10-30-2019 chromosome 17, Oket_V2, whole genome shotgun sequence genome has a window encoding:
- the si:dkey-103i16.6 gene encoding NAD-dependent protein deacetylase sirtuin-3 isoform X1, translating to MSKARSSWDKRSPQGPALTRVTRSSTPQAWHTEPPQDSGPGPHGTQQRKQTDSALPLAQDLSQMSVSGQDTSLSRKGRVSKGSSGPIQAGPSSSASKPTQSSPSGPAMNPSPRGGLAAVARLVKLGRCKNVVVVAGAGISTASGIPDFRTPGTGLYANLAKYNIPYPEAIFNIEYFSNDPRPFFSLAKELYPGSHRPNYIHYFIHMLHLKGLLLRMYTQNIDGLEKISGIPDEKLVEAHGSFATASCHLCYTPFPAQEAKSAIMSDKVPVCTFCQATVKPDIVFFGEDLPEKYFLHSKDFPKADLLIIMGTSLQIEPFASLVNTVRSTVPRLLLNRDAVGPFQKVPLRRGDYIELGDLVDTVRRFGEFLGWHSEIQDLMTSLENGTIPTLVSNVSSGRGREGPTQTKATGLGRRGASEPRGRLPPKSRPGARGPTNGSSESDSESDSKSIVSSSPSK from the exons ATGAGCAAGGCCAGATCCAGCTGGGACAAGAGGTCCCCCCAGGGGCCTGCCCTCACCAGGGTGACCCGTAGCTCCACCCCCCAGGCCTGGCACACAGAGCCGCCCCAGGACTCTGGGCCTGGCCCACATGGGACCCAGCAGAGGAAGCAGACAGACTCAGCCCTACCCCTGGCCCAGGACCTCAGTCAAATGAGCGTGAGTGGACAGGACACCTCACTATCACG GAAAGGGAGGGTGTCTAAGGGCAGCAGTGGCCCCATCCAGGCGGGTCCGTCGTCCTCTGCCTCTAAGCCTACACAGAGCTCCCCCTCTGGGCCGGCAATGAATCCCTCTCCCCGGGGAGGCCTGGCTGCTGTGGCTCGACTGGTGAAACTGGGGCGCTGTAAGAACGTGGTGGTGGTGGCCGGTGCAGGCATCAGTACGGCCAGCGGTATCCCAGACTTTAG GACCCCGGGCACAGGGCTGTATGCCAACTTGGCCAAGTACAACATCCCCTACCCGGAGGCCATCTTCAACATCGAGTACTTCTCCAACGACCCTCGGCCCTTCTTCTCCCTGGCCAAGGAGTTGTACCCAGGCAGCCACCGACCCAACTACATCCACTACTTCATCCACATGCTGCACCTCAAGGGCCTGCTGCTCCGCATGTACACCCAGAACATTGACGGCCTGGAGAAGA TAAGTGGCATCCCAGACGAGAAGCTGGTGGAGGCTCATGGAAGTTTTGCGACTGCTTCCTGTCACCTGTGCTACACCCCATTCCCTGCCCAGGAGGCCAAG AGTGCCATAATGAGTGACAAGGTCCCGGTCTGTACATTCTGCCAGGCCACGGTCAAACCGGACATAGTGTTCTTTGGAGAGGACCTTCCTGAGAAGTACTTCCTGCATTCTAAAGACTTCCCTAAAGCTGACCTGCTCATCATCATGGGCACGTCTTTACAG ATCGAGCCCTTTGCCAGCCTGGTGAACACAGTGAGGTCCACGGTTCCGCGGCTGCTCCTGAACCGGGACGCAGTGGGTCCCTTTCAGAAGGTGCCCCTGAGGAGGGGCGACTACATAGAGCTGGGGGACCTGGTGGACACGGTCAGGAGGTTTGGTGAATTTCTAGGGTGGCATTCCGAGATCCAAGACCTGATGACCAGTCTGGAAAATGGG ACCATTCCTACTCTGGTAAGCAATGTTTCATCAGGAAGGGGCCGAGAAGGGCCCACCCAGACCAAAGCCACTGGCCTGGGGAGGAGAGGGGCATCAGAGCCCCGAGGAAGGTTGCCCCCTAAGTCCAGGCCAGGGGCCCGTGGCCCCACCAACGGCAGCAGTGAGAGCGACTCCGAGTCAGACAGCAAGAGCATAGTTTCATCCAGCCCAAGTAAATGA
- the si:dkey-103i16.6 gene encoding NAD-dependent protein deacetylase sirtuin-3 isoform X2, with translation MSKARSSWDKRSPQGPALTRVTRSSTPQAWHTEPPQDSGPGPHGTQQRKQTDSALPLAQDLSQMSVSGQDTSLSRKGRVSKGSSGPIQAGPSSSASKPTQSSPSGPAMNPSPRGGLAAVARLVKLGRCKNVVVVAGAGISTASGIPDFRTPGTGLYANLAKYNIPYPEAIFNIEYFSNDPRPFFSLAKELYPGSHRPNYIHYFIHMLHLKGLLLRMYTQNIDGLEKISGIPDEKLVEAHGSFATASCHLCYTPFPAQEAKSAIMSDKVPVCTFCQATVKPDIVFFGEDLPEKYFLHSKDFPKADLLIIMGTSLQIEPFASLVNTVRSTVPRLLLNRDAVGPFQKVPLRRGDYIELGDLVDTVRRFGEFLGWHSEIQDLMTSLENGEGAEKGPPRPKPLAWGGEGHQSPEEGCPLSPGQGPVAPPTAAVRATPSQTARA, from the exons ATGAGCAAGGCCAGATCCAGCTGGGACAAGAGGTCCCCCCAGGGGCCTGCCCTCACCAGGGTGACCCGTAGCTCCACCCCCCAGGCCTGGCACACAGAGCCGCCCCAGGACTCTGGGCCTGGCCCACATGGGACCCAGCAGAGGAAGCAGACAGACTCAGCCCTACCCCTGGCCCAGGACCTCAGTCAAATGAGCGTGAGTGGACAGGACACCTCACTATCACG GAAAGGGAGGGTGTCTAAGGGCAGCAGTGGCCCCATCCAGGCGGGTCCGTCGTCCTCTGCCTCTAAGCCTACACAGAGCTCCCCCTCTGGGCCGGCAATGAATCCCTCTCCCCGGGGAGGCCTGGCTGCTGTGGCTCGACTGGTGAAACTGGGGCGCTGTAAGAACGTGGTGGTGGTGGCCGGTGCAGGCATCAGTACGGCCAGCGGTATCCCAGACTTTAG GACCCCGGGCACAGGGCTGTATGCCAACTTGGCCAAGTACAACATCCCCTACCCGGAGGCCATCTTCAACATCGAGTACTTCTCCAACGACCCTCGGCCCTTCTTCTCCCTGGCCAAGGAGTTGTACCCAGGCAGCCACCGACCCAACTACATCCACTACTTCATCCACATGCTGCACCTCAAGGGCCTGCTGCTCCGCATGTACACCCAGAACATTGACGGCCTGGAGAAGA TAAGTGGCATCCCAGACGAGAAGCTGGTGGAGGCTCATGGAAGTTTTGCGACTGCTTCCTGTCACCTGTGCTACACCCCATTCCCTGCCCAGGAGGCCAAG AGTGCCATAATGAGTGACAAGGTCCCGGTCTGTACATTCTGCCAGGCCACGGTCAAACCGGACATAGTGTTCTTTGGAGAGGACCTTCCTGAGAAGTACTTCCTGCATTCTAAAGACTTCCCTAAAGCTGACCTGCTCATCATCATGGGCACGTCTTTACAG ATCGAGCCCTTTGCCAGCCTGGTGAACACAGTGAGGTCCACGGTTCCGCGGCTGCTCCTGAACCGGGACGCAGTGGGTCCCTTTCAGAAGGTGCCCCTGAGGAGGGGCGACTACATAGAGCTGGGGGACCTGGTGGACACGGTCAGGAGGTTTGGTGAATTTCTAGGGTGGCATTCCGAGATCCAAGACCTGATGACCAGTCTGGAAAATGGG GAAGGGGCCGAGAAGGGCCCACCCAGACCAAAGCCACTGGCCTGGGGAGGAGAGGGGCATCAGAGCCCCGAGGAAGGTTGCCCCCTAAGTCCAGGCCAGGGGCCCGTGGCCCCACCAACGGCAGCAGTGAGAGCGACTCCGAGTCAGACAGCAAGAGCATAG